The DNA region ATTATGTATAGTCTAAGTGTATAACAACTTTATTATGTATAGTCTAAGTGTATAACAACTTTATTATGTATAGTCTAAGTGTATAACAACTTTATTATGTATAGTCTAAGTGTATAACAACTTTATTATGTATAGTCTAAGTGTATAACAACTTTATTATGTATAGTCTAAGTGTATAACAACTTTATTATGTATAGTCTAAGTGTATAACAACTTTATTATGTATAGTCTAAGTGTATAACAACTTTATTATGTATAGTCTAAGTGTATAACAACTTTATTATGTATAGTCTAAGTGTATAACAACTTTATTATGTATAGTCTAAGTGTATAACAACTTTATTATGTATAGTCTAAGTGTATAACAACTTTATTATGTATAGTCTAAGTGTATAACAACTTTATTATGTATAGTCTAAGTGTATAACAACTTTATTATGTATAGTCTAAGTGTATAACAACTTTATTATGTATAGTCTAAGTGTATAACAACTTTATTATGTATAGTCTAAGTGTATAACAACTTTATTATGTATAGTCTAAGTGTATAACATGATCCTACGTAGCGAGAATTAAGATGATATTCAATATTGCGGAGAAGTCTTATGGacttttgatttaaacatattttattgtgtaattttatatacaatgggattgggcacaagttttccaacttatatgaaGCCCTCTCCCTACAGAATTaagattaattatataacaaagaatacaaaaatggcaaaaatatacatatttacatatttataagttttagagagagagagagactcATGGACTAATGTCAAATATCCTCAGAATTCATCATAACCCAAAATGAATACACTTGAGAATAAGGTATCATTGTTGGACGATCATTTCAACTAGCTAGAGGCATCATTGAgatcatgtaaatataaaatgtaaatataagatacTTTAATATATCCTCAAACTCTATATCCTCAAACTCTATATCATGACCCACATTTGGCCTTCATGGATGGTCACTACAACTAGCCATAAAGCAGTAAGATGCTCctccgccgacaaatggtattttttttctctatcaaaaacaggagcagacgaattagtatttttgttcagttacaaaagttacttactttacactattactaccattgaaaagttcgTATTTTACTTCAggatgaaaattataaaaatgaataattgcGTCATGGAAAAAGTTCATGGTGCTATTGAAGTACCCATTGGGTATCCACCAAGAGCAAAACAagttatgttatataattttgtgttcattagacacatatatacatgagtaaatcaaaaataattattcaaatgatgagtatcttttatgctctgtcgacggtggagcatctttaaactaaaATATTATGGGTAGTGTGTGACCTCGAAACCTACGTGGGACACTTGCTTGCTAATTTGGCTAGAAATGTCCTCTTGGGAAGAGgaacatatttaaattttggatctgaccctGCAGGAGGGACGGGGTTCAATGGTGGGGAATAGACTTAAaccctttaaatcgctattagtgATAGAGTTATGTATCATCTGGGTAATGGGAACATCGCCTAAACCTTtgaatttaaattcattaaaatcctacagaaaagaaacaattatCCTATTTTCATAACATTACTTGATATTACAAACCAGGTGTACGATATAGACCCTCTGGGCCTCCTGttttatcttataaaatatGCTAAAGAACCggttttttttgtctttttcagCGGCTTGTGTGTTAGTGGAGAATGAAGTGTTCATCAGACGTGTTGAATATGCCGACGCCCATCTACCGGAACGTATTCCAAATAAGGCAAATCATACATACGGGTACTCGTTTGTGTTGTCATGGATGTGCTTTGTGTTCTTCGTCATCGCTGGTATTGTGTTTTTGCTGACTTCACACAAGCGGAAGGCGGAAATGGCGGATATAGATGATACAGGGGCGGAGGAAGATGAACCTGTGGCGATCCGACGCTAGCATATCGTCGTCTATAACATAAGAGAATATCACGAATAGCAACTGATCGGTATCAGCAGGTCTTCTACGAGAGTCTTCCTTGCATGTGTCGGTTGTTCAGAGAAAGTACCACGATGAATAGGTACATTTGTCCGAAATGATATACAAAGCATTCATGGAAgtattatattgaaaatatgacATGGCATCTTGAGATATCGTAGGGAGAATTTGCCCACGTGATTGTAAGGATATGTTCGGATTACCTTGGCCAGTTTCTGGTAAATTTATAATGTATGAGTCTGGATCGAAATATCCCGGATGCTAGATCGCCGTCTCGCTGTTGTTGACAACCCTCTTTCGTGTTGGAACACCCTGGTATATTCTGATTTCGGTTTCGTCTCACCACAGTTTGTATCAGATGAGACTTAATCACCTGAAGATAAACTTCTCCCTGGTTAAAAGTGATTTAAGCCGCATACATTGCCTGGTTATAAGAGAGAGATTACATTATTTAAGGGATTGACACAGGACAAGACGTTAAAACCCTAAGATCTTTAGTAAACAACTCCGACTACAGAGAATGACCATCAAAGTTAACTTGTCACTCTGGACAAATGACCATCACAATTGACTCGTCACTCCGGACAAATGACCACCACAGTTAACACGTCACTCCGGACAAATGACCATCACAGTTAACACGTCATTCTGGACAAATTACCAACATAGTTAACGCACCACTCCGGACAAATGACCACCACAGTTAACACGTCACTCCGGACAAATGACCATCACAGTTAACTCGTCAATCCGGACAAATGACCATCACAGTTAACGCACCACTCCGGACAAATGACCATCAGTGTAAACCAAAACACTTACGACGTTAATCCTATGACGGGAATTAAAGTCAGTGTAGGTAAACCCAGACTCCAACTAATTATCGTCACTGTCAACCCAGTATTCCGGAAAATGATTTCCACCTAGCCTATACCCAGAAATCCGTAAGGTTAGATATTTCCCACAGGAAAGTCGTCGCGATTACAACATTCGGGTACAATGTACGTGTACCTCAGAATTTGTTTTATTCGAAGGTTGTTAAATAAAAACTTTCTGCATCGTTTCCTTTCTTCGTTCTCAATACTCATGAACGATGCAGATGAGCTCTCATCACCATTAGAACTACCCATCTATACATATAACGTTTTGCTCGTCGTAACATTTCACAGCCCAGACTCGCGATAACCAGCACATCTGCTCAATTGGTTCACGACTCTCCTGTCATGTGATAATATCATAGTTTgtgaaatgttttgtaatttgttGAATCTATATTTACTTCTTACCATGACATTTGTTTTTCACTTCGTCAAAGATCATCttgtttatattcatttttagaACCACATTTTTGAAGACAAAATTTGGCTGAGTAATATTCGTGCTTTTCTGTTATTTATTTCCTTTATGTCTATTGTATGCAAAATGTGTAACAGACTACATTGTTAAGACCCCAGACTCACTATTAAACGTTTATTCTAGTTAATATCACAATAATTTTACCAAAGatcttaaataaaatatggCTATATCAGCTGTAGGCGAGTCAGTTTTGGGAAAAGGTGTTGCGATTCATTCTATGTTAATGGAACAACTTCAAGTGGTACAAATATATCATTCACAAATAAAACATCTTCTTTGGATGATTTTTTTGTGTGATTCTACAgaattataacataaatatattctCTATGTAACATCACAATTGGATAGCTATCACCTGTATTAGTTCTTAATTTcagaattttattttctttctaaaCTACCATcagttttcatgtttttataaaGATTGAATGATtaccaatgttttttttttatttaaatatgtcAATACTGTCTGAGTGGAAACTATATGAAATGTATGTCTTGCCCCCAATCTTTCACTGCTCAGGTAATTCTCTGGCAATATATCTAATGTCTTCTTCACAATCAAATCAAATGCTTGAATAGTTGTTGAATTTCATGAGTCATGTTTAATTTTATGCTGAtatcattttcatatatttgttttcacaTCTTTGCACATCTTGACTATgctgatatttgtttttctattgAAGTGTTTTGTAAGCTTCCAAGCCAACGATGTAAATTAATCGTAAATCGAGCGATTATTCACGTTTTCTCTGTATGCAAGTCTCtttctatttatatacatttctatTCAAATACATTGTGAATATTACCTCGATTTGCAAGTAGTTTACATGGCATAGGCTACATTATATCGGGTGCAAGTCGATGATTCTATTTATCTTTTGATACACATCTCAATGTCCCCTTTACGTACTATTGTATAATCAtattaaaatgtcatatttgtgaaataaATCACCTTTTTAATAATTAGTAATTTTGCTGCGAACCGGAGAATGATACTTTGATATTTGgatttcaattattatttttcttgtattttctaaaatagtttttaaaaaatctgTACTTATATGTCATTTTACACTTAAAAACAACGCGTTTGCCAGTACCTCCCTTAATTTTATGCACGTGCTTTTGCATTATCTTCTAATGTATTGATAAGCTATTGATTATGATTCTTCCTGTCCATTGCGTTTTGTACAATAGTTATTACAGAGTGGATGTTGAATTACAAGGGTGAAGGAGCATCATGCACGTGTTCTGTACACGTACGTACACGTGATTCAAATGTCAGCACACATGATTTGACATGACAGCACACGGGGAACTACACGTCACTGCACGTGATTCttgaacatatacatatgacattacaTGCTTGCTTATGTAACATGGagatcaaaaagaaaaaaaataagttgtCATGGCGATGTATGTATAATGTGCTTGACAATTCTGGGTATCCTGCATTTGTATggtaattgttatttttcttccttaaaacaaaattttgtgtGTTAACGATGATCTTTACTAacgattattttatattttgcaataaaaatcTGATCCCTCAAATGCAGTATTCTGTCGTATATTGCTCTTTATGTATTGTCATTCCTGTCTTATAGCAGAAGACACCAACAACGCTTTCAACAGATGAAGTTTTTACGCTtaaattttccaaaatgttcaaataattcaattttgtttgttacgagcattttcattggctgcaaaatttactttatcagccaataaaggaaaaaatggtgtcgccgtttgtgacgttgcttctgattggctgagatgacggcataatgatttcatagacaaaagagttccaaaatgaattttgaatattaaaaagattatctttaataaattgaattataaggattatatttaatagattttttatgttatggagttatgacacaaaaatctgagtgtactctcatcataaaccgctccacggtttatttagagtacactcagaattttttgtcatttaagcattgatgtcactatttcctaattttatcggggtatgaaaaaaaaattatttgcaaactgtgaatccgcgtagcggattctcacaaaagtttgcaaacaatttttttttcataacccgataaaattaaaaaatagtgacatcaatacttataataaattttatactctatttgataaaatgaagtatgtttaaatgtagcattatagtggtttttcaagggattcttttttccgaatcaatacgcaacgtcaatgtctctattgtgacgtcacgataacgtcgcgGTTTCGCGCCAATCtcggttgttgttttttttcatagtagtatgaaaaaaaaaaaaaaaaaaaaaatattggccaatcagaaagccagatttggtatgaaaacaaagaaaaaataattatatctccataacatgaaaaatctattcaagttgaTACTTAAATAAATTGCTTATCTCcctctaatttttttttatatattttacttctACGCGCATTGCCCAACGCACACATTGAACTTTTGCATTTGATACAACCTATATACCAAACCAGCAGGCTCCTAAGCGTTAATCTCTCTATGGAATAAAAATTCCCAGGAACCTGTTTTTATCTTGGTATTACAGTCCCTATATGATAATTAGATCGGAAGAGTTCCATTAGAATTCACACACGTAAAATGCCATAACAGTACAACCATCACGTGTGATGTTAACCCTGAGACACATAGGAAGGACCAACATATCAAAGGTATGACAAAACGGTCAATGGAAAGTGTGGAagagatttttttctgtcaCCCGAATCGGCGCAAAATCACAATATAAAATGGAAATAAGATGGTCACAACTAGTTCGCTAACCTGCCTGTATTAATAGGTTTTTTGTGCCTAATACGAAGATTTGAAAGTAGTTAGAAGATATGATTATATAGACCAAAGAGAAGTTTagcatattttatatttcattactATATGCATCTTTCTCCAACCGTTGTTGACAATATCTCTATTTGTTATGAGCAGCAAAAACGATCACCTAATGTCAATATTT from Argopecten irradians isolate NY chromosome 5, Ai_NY, whole genome shotgun sequence includes:
- the LOC138323655 gene encoding epithelial membrane protein 1-like isoform X3 — its product is MRTGSAFGIIALLVMVLGHIFAIYTLRRPRYILKRLTALMHLMTAACVLVENEVFIRRVEYADAHLPERIPNKANHTYGYSFVLSWMCFVFFVIAGIVFLLTSHKRKAEMADIDDTGAEEDEPVAIRR